Proteins co-encoded in one Natronorubrum daqingense genomic window:
- a CDS encoding NAD(P)/FAD-dependent oxidoreductase, whose amino-acid sequence MTQYVIIGDGISGSSAAETLREEDPDAKITVITDEGEPLYNRILIKEHAKGKLPEAPISIHEEEWYEERDIELSLDTHVTSVDTDANVIHTHDSGDISYDKLLVATGGTPTQLPVDNSDADGIHHFWTFQDARGIKEHAERSDRGVIVGAGLLGIDFAAVCGAQGIEADYLMRGDRWWRYALSAEGAEIMHEGMRDVGVEPVFDSGVDRFETDDDGHVVGAVDPNGERYDCDFAGVAIGLTFNTEFLRGAGLEQNNGIVVDEYMRTNVDDIYAAGDITRFYDVLLGEHAQNGSWGSAKEQGRVAAVNMAADDEAEAFEWVSSYSITHFDFPFLSFGHPTLGDEHAEAKYSDTEWRRVAFKDGKIVGGVLIGDLSPQSTFKQLMREQREVADQAEVLLEKQVDLDNLAPEQQS is encoded by the coding sequence ATGACCCAGTACGTGATCATCGGTGACGGGATCTCGGGCAGTTCGGCTGCCGAGACCCTCCGGGAAGAAGACCCGGATGCGAAGATTACCGTCATCACCGATGAGGGGGAGCCCCTGTACAACCGGATTCTCATCAAAGAGCACGCGAAAGGCAAGCTCCCGGAGGCGCCGATATCGATTCACGAGGAAGAATGGTACGAAGAACGCGATATCGAGCTCTCGCTCGATACCCACGTAACGAGCGTCGACACCGACGCGAACGTCATTCATACGCACGATTCCGGCGATATCAGCTACGACAAGTTGCTGGTGGCGACCGGTGGGACGCCGACGCAGTTGCCCGTCGACAACAGCGATGCCGACGGAATTCATCACTTCTGGACGTTCCAGGACGCCCGCGGGATTAAAGAACACGCCGAACGATCCGACCGCGGCGTCATCGTCGGCGCGGGGCTCCTCGGAATCGACTTCGCGGCGGTCTGCGGTGCGCAGGGAATCGAAGCCGACTACCTGATGCGTGGCGATCGCTGGTGGCGTTACGCGCTCTCCGCAGAGGGTGCCGAAATCATGCACGAAGGCATGCGAGATGTCGGCGTCGAACCCGTTTTCGACAGCGGGGTCGATCGATTCGAAACGGACGACGACGGGCACGTCGTCGGGGCCGTCGACCCGAACGGCGAGCGCTACGATTGTGACTTCGCCGGCGTCGCGATCGGTCTGACGTTCAACACCGAGTTCCTCCGCGGTGCGGGCTTAGAGCAGAACAATGGTATCGTCGTCGACGAGTACATGCGGACGAACGTCGACGACATCTACGCGGCGGGTGACATTACTCGATTCTACGACGTCTTGCTGGGCGAGCACGCCCAGAACGGCTCGTGGGGGTCGGCCAAGGAACAGGGTCGCGTCGCCGCCGTGAACATGGCCGCGGACGACGAAGCGGAGGCCTTCGAGTGGGTTTCCTCGTACTCGATCACTCACTTTGACTTCCCGTTCCTCTCCTTTGGCCACCCGACGCTCGGCGACGAGCACGCCGAGGCAAAGTACAGCGACACCGAGTGGCGGCGTGTCGCGTTCAAAGACGGCAAGATCGTCGGCGGCGTCCTCATCGGCGATCTCTCACCACAGAGCACGTTCAAACAGCTCATGCGAGAACAGCGCGAGGTCGCCGATCAGGCTGAGGTCCTCCTCGAGAAGCAAGTCGACCTCGATAACCTCGCCCCCGAACAGCAATCCTGA
- a CDS encoding polysaccharide deacetylase family protein, translating to MKRRAYMTAITAGTIGLAGCTDASFLESGEEGDDGESTNGNGDDGDDRDLPDVAGTDDDFEDLDRWEVSGGTLTADEDRALVGSQGARLEMTEGTARLTKTFSEARDLSAVVPGVAGAAGELVVPWLRLIDTDRNAIEYRRGVSEDLPLMRYNYGITDIDDGFDDESVEEVHIQLTAGEDQERTVWFDDFHFTPRPETGKVMIQFDDGHETDYTKALPILEEYGYPAVTFVNKDYIDGGDVGGDPRLTTDELHELHDAGWCIANHTVSHPNLSELDAEEQKAEIRDSKEWLIEEGFEEGARYFAYPFGDYDETTIELVDEHHEIGFAGGQPVQGYTTNTKLASRIGEPDAERVETELERTAERGGITCIFYHRLEGSDLESFETLVETLHEYESSGELEVILPQDLEERFLF from the coding sequence ATGAAACGACGCGCGTACATGACGGCAATTACGGCGGGAACGATCGGCCTCGCGGGCTGTACAGACGCCAGCTTTCTCGAGAGCGGCGAGGAAGGCGACGATGGCGAGTCGACGAACGGCAACGGCGACGACGGCGACGATCGCGATCTCCCCGATGTCGCCGGCACCGACGACGACTTCGAGGACCTCGATCGATGGGAAGTAAGCGGCGGCACGCTCACGGCCGACGAGGATCGAGCACTCGTCGGCTCACAGGGTGCACGCCTCGAGATGACGGAAGGAACGGCACGGCTAACGAAGACCTTCTCGGAGGCACGCGATCTCTCGGCCGTCGTTCCCGGCGTTGCTGGCGCTGCAGGCGAACTCGTCGTCCCGTGGCTTCGGTTGATCGACACCGATCGCAACGCCATCGAGTACCGACGCGGCGTGAGCGAAGACCTCCCGCTCATGCGCTACAACTACGGAATAACCGACATCGACGACGGGTTCGACGACGAGTCCGTCGAAGAAGTTCACATCCAACTCACTGCCGGGGAGGATCAGGAACGGACGGTCTGGTTCGACGACTTCCACTTCACGCCGCGCCCGGAGACGGGGAAGGTGATGATCCAGTTCGACGACGGCCACGAGACCGATTACACGAAAGCCCTCCCGATCCTCGAGGAGTATGGCTACCCTGCGGTGACGTTCGTCAACAAGGATTACATCGACGGCGGCGACGTCGGTGGCGATCCGCGGTTGACGACCGACGAACTTCACGAACTCCACGACGCCGGCTGGTGTATCGCGAACCACACCGTGAGCCATCCGAATCTTTCTGAACTCGACGCCGAGGAACAGAAGGCCGAGATCCGTGACTCTAAGGAGTGGCTCATCGAGGAGGGGTTCGAGGAAGGGGCGCGGTACTTCGCCTACCCGTTCGGCGATTACGACGAGACGACTATCGAGCTCGTCGACGAGCACCACGAGATCGGCTTCGCCGGCGGGCAACCGGTCCAGGGATACACGACGAACACGAAACTGGCCTCGCGCATCGGCGAACCCGACGCCGAACGCGTCGAGACGGAACTCGAGCGGACCGCCGAGAGGGGTGGCATCACGTGCATTTTCTACCACCGACTCGAGGGATCGGATCTCGAGTCCTTCGAAACGCTGGTCGAGACGCTCCACGAGTACGAATCGTCGGGAGAACTCGAGGTGATCTTGCCACAGGATCTCGAAGAACGGTTCCTGTTCTAA
- a CDS encoding DUF7124 domain-containing protein has product MNGGSDMTLAFELEALKELASPESVFEDARGWTEYIGVVSEKPTYVVTNFTRKNRIRQDFFSGPRGKAESLEGVKDQFDTDRYVLIASSEEDEQLAEDVGWEYLAVEDAAEAADWIVASDADAGDDDAEQVRDDWP; this is encoded by the coding sequence ATGAACGGCGGTAGCGACATGACGCTCGCGTTCGAACTCGAGGCGCTGAAAGAACTCGCGTCGCCCGAGAGCGTCTTCGAGGACGCCAGAGGCTGGACCGAGTATATCGGCGTCGTCTCCGAGAAGCCGACCTACGTGGTCACGAACTTCACGCGAAAGAACCGTATCCGACAGGACTTCTTCTCGGGCCCGCGCGGAAAAGCCGAGAGCCTCGAGGGTGTCAAAGACCAGTTCGACACCGATCGATACGTCTTGATCGCCTCGAGCGAGGAAGACGAGCAACTCGCGGAGGACGTCGGTTGGGAGTACCTCGCCGTCGAGGACGCAGCAGAGGCCGCAGACTGGATCGTCGCCTCGGACGCCGACGCTGGCGACGACGACGCCGAACAGGTCCGAGACGACTGGCCCTGA
- a CDS encoding ABC transporter substrate-binding protein — translation MHEHLCQGGGNNGSGSRVGRDSLNRRTVLKATGGAAASVSLGGCVGSYELVGSSQDDDETIRIGVLAPEPESDFIGRSMAQSAEVAVTELNEDGGIAGRDVELVVGNTKDSPTEARRVYQQLVLEEDVDVTVGMFDSHALENIMDEIADQELVHLTSGAATTAASRMVSEEYDRYKYHFRVGPTNDRDLGNAQISFMDEYAHEIGWESIAVLAEDYPWADEPWDIYRDELADTRVDVVYEERYPPATNDFTDLYDDVEEAGADAAFVTTAHTGNEAVLDWSTAQRQFAFGGIHVPMQLPTYYDDIGGACEYGIGYSTATETSEITDATQPFVQEYADEFGSYPQDMGYNTYDAVRIFADAVEAAGTVDSEELVSELEDIEHEGASGYIEFHDSDDEFAHDLVFDPETPTAVYFQWQTTDDGEPVREVIWPEEHATDDAAGEYVTPPWLA, via the coding sequence ATGCATGAACATCTATGCCAAGGTGGGGGGAACAACGGATCGGGTTCTCGAGTGGGACGCGATTCGCTGAATCGGCGGACGGTACTCAAAGCGACGGGCGGTGCTGCAGCGAGCGTCTCTCTTGGGGGTTGTGTCGGATCGTACGAACTCGTCGGCTCGAGTCAGGATGACGACGAGACGATCCGTATCGGGGTCTTGGCACCGGAACCGGAGAGCGACTTCATCGGTCGATCGATGGCGCAATCGGCTGAGGTTGCAGTGACGGAACTCAACGAGGACGGCGGAATCGCCGGCCGAGACGTCGAACTGGTCGTCGGGAATACGAAAGACTCTCCGACCGAGGCGCGTCGGGTGTATCAGCAACTCGTCCTCGAGGAGGACGTCGACGTGACGGTGGGGATGTTCGACAGCCACGCGCTCGAAAATATCATGGATGAGATCGCTGATCAGGAACTGGTCCATCTCACGTCGGGCGCGGCGACGACTGCGGCGAGTCGAATGGTCTCCGAGGAGTACGACCGGTACAAGTACCACTTCCGTGTTGGACCGACGAACGACCGGGACCTCGGTAACGCACAAATCAGCTTCATGGACGAGTACGCCCACGAAATCGGCTGGGAGTCGATCGCGGTGTTAGCCGAGGACTATCCGTGGGCGGACGAGCCGTGGGACATTTACCGAGACGAACTCGCGGACACGCGAGTCGACGTCGTCTACGAGGAACGGTATCCGCCGGCGACGAACGACTTTACGGACCTCTACGACGACGTCGAGGAAGCCGGTGCCGATGCGGCCTTCGTCACGACCGCTCATACCGGTAACGAGGCGGTTCTCGACTGGTCGACCGCCCAACGACAGTTCGCATTTGGGGGGATCCACGTTCCGATGCAACTGCCGACGTACTACGACGACATCGGGGGTGCCTGCGAGTACGGCATCGGCTACTCGACGGCGACGGAAACGAGCGAGATTACGGACGCGACACAACCGTTCGTCCAGGAGTACGCCGACGAATTCGGTTCGTATCCACAAGATATGGGGTACAACACGTACGACGCCGTGCGAATCTTCGCCGACGCGGTCGAGGCTGCGGGGACGGTCGATTCCGAGGAACTCGTCTCGGAACTCGAGGACATCGAACACGAGGGGGCAAGTGGCTACATCGAGTTCCACGATTCGGACGACGAGTTTGCCCACGACCTGGTCTTCGATCCGGAGACACCGACGGCAGTCTACTTCCAGTGGCAGACGACCGACGACGGAGAACCGGTGAGGGAGGTTATCTGGCCCGAAGAACACGCGACCGACGATGCGGCAGGCGAGTACGTCACGCCGCCGTGGCTCGCGTAA
- a CDS encoding DUF6149 family protein, which yields MKLRQNARHFASRKALETPVVRSVAKSGLVRLHTKIFLGKADPERADERKDRLDDLFDATVDTYLRALQDGYSEAEAREITHIQANFDFYNHGWTEMMEFPADELEAHYDRYGEFFERWDITIDDPLGQFAPADGLADAPSTPERLEDPEHPHAEGGFADDVYVETEDGDLVVGGQSEPDDADISKAVGVGDDDLES from the coding sequence ATGAAACTCCGGCAGAACGCACGTCACTTCGCATCCCGGAAAGCCCTCGAGACCCCCGTCGTTCGGTCGGTCGCGAAGTCGGGACTCGTTCGCTTACACACCAAGATTTTCCTCGGGAAAGCGGATCCGGAGCGCGCGGACGAACGGAAAGACCGACTCGACGACCTCTTCGACGCGACGGTCGACACCTACCTCCGTGCGCTACAAGACGGCTACTCGGAGGCCGAGGCCCGTGAAATTACCCACATTCAGGCCAATTTCGATTTCTACAACCACGGCTGGACCGAGATGATGGAGTTCCCCGCGGACGAACTCGAGGCCCACTACGACCGCTACGGCGAGTTCTTCGAACGGTGGGACATTACCATCGACGACCCGCTCGGACAGTTCGCCCCCGCCGACGGATTGGCCGACGCTCCGTCGACGCCCGAACGACTCGAGGACCCCGAGCACCCCCACGCCGAAGGCGGATTCGCCGACGACGTCTACGTCGAGACCGAAGACGGCGACCTCGTCGTCGGCGGTCAGTCGGAACCCGACGACGCCGACATCTCGAAGGCCGTCGGCGTCGGCGACGACGACCTCGAGTCGTAA
- a CDS encoding methyl-accepting chemotaxis protein, whose amino-acid sequence MDVFRRLVPSAIRRRYAVKFGIVLLVLGLGVGLVGFVATAGITDQVEDRVQDDHTSFADQEAQNLQMWNEQNEHTIGVIAWSDVVASDESAAIEERFLDWEEHLDADTHAISYVDTDDDDVLASTDLDADTAAAEDIEGVPEEAYDIAHGEADESHPEEVPWVSEPYTVDRDLGDEEVAVMTYVQSVPNEDDRAIVYTAEVEAHANTLDDDSGVTTTVLDGNDELMMDNADYGGDHETLGDEYGGDIGAIVDPARTEGAGTHEVDGSELNFDNNAYEIEDDDYVVSSARVMGTDWVVVTHEPESEAYGFVNTVNDWGYIATLAGVLMIGLIGAVLGRNTAVSIDRLTGKAGKMEDGNLDVDLETKRVDNIGRLYNGFDSMRVALREQIEEAESAREEAEQERKRVERINDQLERKADEYSDVMEAAADGDLTARMDAESDNEAMEEIGSEFNQMLEEIEETVAGLNRFATDVATASEQVTASSEEVRSASQQVTESIQEISDGAERQNQSLQSVNQEMSALSTTTEEIAASSNEVADIAERTVNTGQGGQEAAQEAIEAMNEIETEAGDAVDEIRRLEQEVQQIDELIATISEIARQTNMLALNANIEASRSASGSDDEGFSVVAKEVKALSEDVAEAADEAEDRLEAIRERTEQSADEVEGTSTNIESAGEQVEEAVEALEQITSLAQETNVGVQEISAATEEQAASTQEVVAMVDDAATVSEETTSEAENVAAAAEEQTTALTEVTESASNLSGQAAELSEALDRFETDAARADLEDTFDDSDDDDSEPPAFDAEDDDDGQPPSDDHRGGQSITFDSSETVTDEADDAVPAEDSQSATAAVSEPKQATEPADHAPAEVSDAPIEPAEPEPEPASDAPTRDAKTSGDAPARDADTGEVVTGSETTTTPVEPASSPDTLETESVEPDTQDERVPASETQDGPVADPKAPTGDGSELAAEDILGLDDHAESGSTGDTAVDETGTSTDPSAATPLESEADGEDDDTPEAVPFAAGEPEDDDDEQTSGAAATDADAIDFSGDDEAAAGDSEAAAENADEDAEDGEDDVFTFGEPDDT is encoded by the coding sequence ATGGACGTCTTTCGACGATTGGTGCCATCCGCGATCCGCCGTCGATACGCGGTCAAGTTCGGGATCGTGTTGTTGGTACTCGGTCTGGGTGTCGGATTGGTTGGATTCGTCGCGACTGCAGGAATCACCGACCAGGTAGAAGATCGGGTCCAGGACGATCACACGTCGTTCGCCGACCAGGAAGCACAGAACCTCCAGATGTGGAACGAGCAAAACGAGCACACCATCGGGGTGATCGCCTGGTCTGACGTCGTCGCGAGCGACGAATCAGCTGCGATCGAAGAACGATTCCTCGACTGGGAAGAGCATCTCGATGCGGACACGCACGCGATAAGTTACGTCGATACCGACGACGACGATGTTCTCGCGAGCACCGACCTCGACGCCGACACGGCAGCGGCCGAGGATATCGAAGGCGTCCCGGAGGAAGCGTACGACATCGCACACGGTGAGGCAGACGAGAGCCACCCGGAAGAAGTGCCGTGGGTTTCGGAACCGTACACCGTCGATCGTGACCTCGGTGACGAGGAGGTCGCCGTCATGACGTACGTCCAGTCCGTGCCGAACGAAGACGACCGCGCGATCGTCTACACGGCAGAAGTCGAGGCGCACGCGAACACCCTCGACGACGACAGCGGCGTTACCACGACGGTTCTCGACGGGAACGACGAGCTGATGATGGACAATGCCGACTACGGCGGCGACCACGAGACGCTCGGCGACGAATACGGCGGTGACATTGGCGCAATCGTCGATCCGGCCCGAACCGAGGGCGCCGGCACGCACGAAGTCGACGGCTCCGAACTGAACTTCGATAACAACGCCTACGAGATCGAAGACGACGACTACGTCGTGAGTTCGGCACGCGTGATGGGAACCGACTGGGTCGTCGTCACCCACGAACCCGAAAGCGAGGCCTACGGCTTCGTCAACACGGTCAACGACTGGGGATACATCGCTACGCTCGCCGGCGTGCTCATGATCGGACTCATCGGTGCCGTCCTCGGGCGCAACACCGCCGTCTCGATCGACCGACTCACCGGCAAAGCAGGCAAGATGGAAGACGGGAATCTCGACGTCGACCTCGAGACCAAACGCGTCGACAACATCGGCCGACTCTACAACGGCTTCGACTCGATGCGCGTCGCGCTCAGAGAGCAGATCGAAGAGGCCGAATCGGCTCGCGAAGAGGCTGAGCAAGAACGCAAGCGCGTCGAGCGAATCAACGACCAACTCGAGCGGAAAGCCGACGAGTACAGCGACGTCATGGAAGCCGCCGCCGACGGCGACCTGACCGCTCGCATGGACGCCGAAAGCGACAACGAGGCGATGGAAGAGATCGGCTCCGAGTTCAACCAGATGCTCGAGGAAATCGAGGAAACGGTCGCCGGACTCAACCGGTTCGCGACCGACGTCGCGACCGCTTCCGAGCAAGTGACGGCCTCGAGCGAGGAGGTGCGTTCGGCCTCCCAGCAGGTCACCGAGTCGATTCAGGAGATTTCCGACGGTGCCGAGCGACAGAATCAGTCGCTGCAGTCGGTCAACCAGGAGATGAGCGCGCTCTCGACCACGACCGAAGAGATCGCCGCCTCCTCGAACGAGGTCGCAGATATCGCCGAACGGACGGTCAACACCGGACAGGGCGGGCAGGAAGCCGCACAGGAGGCGATCGAGGCGATGAACGAAATCGAAACCGAAGCGGGAGATGCCGTCGACGAAATCCGCCGCCTCGAGCAGGAAGTCCAACAGATCGACGAACTGATCGCGACGATTTCCGAAATCGCGCGCCAGACGAACATGCTGGCGCTCAACGCGAACATCGAGGCCTCTCGCTCCGCGAGTGGCAGCGACGACGAAGGGTTCTCCGTGGTCGCAAAGGAAGTCAAGGCACTCTCCGAAGACGTTGCAGAAGCCGCCGACGAAGCGGAGGATCGCCTCGAGGCGATTCGCGAGCGAACCGAACAGTCCGCGGACGAAGTCGAAGGGACGAGCACCAACATCGAAAGTGCCGGCGAGCAGGTCGAAGAAGCCGTCGAGGCGCTCGAGCAGATTACCAGCCTCGCCCAGGAGACCAACGTCGGCGTCCAGGAAATCTCCGCCGCGACCGAAGAGCAAGCCGCCTCGACGCAGGAAGTCGTCGCGATGGTCGACGACGCGGCAACCGTCTCCGAGGAGACGACCTCCGAGGCGGAGAACGTCGCTGCTGCCGCCGAAGAGCAGACGACGGCGCTGACGGAAGTGACGGAATCCGCGTCGAACCTCTCCGGGCAGGCCGCCGAACTCTCCGAGGCGCTCGATCGATTCGAGACCGACGCAGCGCGGGCCGACCTCGAGGACACGTTCGACGACTCGGACGACGACGATTCCGAGCCGCCGGCGTTCGACGCCGAGGATGACGACGACGGCCAGCCGCCGTCGGACGATCACCGCGGCGGGCAGAGCATCACGTTCGATTCGTCAGAAACTGTCACGGATGAGGCGGACGATGCGGTGCCAGCCGAGGACTCACAATCCGCTACCGCGGCAGTGTCCGAGCCGAAACAGGCGACGGAACCTGCGGATCACGCGCCGGCGGAAGTGAGTGACGCACCGATTGAACCGGCAGAACCAGAACCGGAGCCTGCGAGCGACGCGCCGACTCGAGACGCCAAGACGAGCGGTGACGCGCCGGCTCGAGACGCTGACACGGGCGAGGTGGTCACTGGGAGTGAGACGACCACGACGCCAGTCGAACCAGCCTCGAGTCCCGACACGCTCGAGACCGAGTCCGTCGAACCCGACACGCAGGACGAACGGGTACCGGCGAGCGAGACACAGGATGGACCAGTCGCTGATCCAAAAGCGCCGACCGGTGACGGCTCGGAACTCGCTGCCGAGGATATCCTTGGACTCGACGACCACGCGGAGTCGGGTTCCACGGGCGACACTGCTGTGGACGAGACGGGGACGAGCACCGACCCATCGGCTGCGACGCCGCTCGAGTCGGAGGCTGACGGCGAAGACGACGACACGCCAGAAGCGGTGCCGTTCGCAGCGGGTGAACCGGAAGACGACGATGACGAGCAAACGTCGGGCGCAGCGGCGACCGACGCCGACGCGATCGACTTCAGCGGAGACGACGAAGCCGCTGCCGGCGACAGTGAGGCGGCCGCCGAAAACGCGGACGAAGACGCCGAAGACGGCGAAGACGACGTATTCACGTTCGGCGAGCCAGACGACACGTAA
- a CDS encoding ABC transporter substrate-binding protein has protein sequence MVDTDQWGRQAETATRDDRTRRPNRRQFVVATAGVAGGVSLGGCLDSFETVSGSTTEDETITIGALAPDPADDYLGQSIVHSAELAVEELANNGGINGHDVDIAIADTKSSPLEARREYQRLVLEEDVDVTVGMFASEALLAILDDIAEHEIIHLTSGAATTVASQLVNEEYDRYKYHFRVGPTNDADLGRMQVDFLDDMSEEIGWESIALFAEDYEWTEAPWEVYQDQLEGAGVEIATEERYPPATDDFGDLYTEAEEQDADAVFITTAHTGDDALLDWAVPQRQFAFGGIHVPMQLPAYYDLVDQACRYGVGQTSATATSEITDLTQHFVGEYQDAYDGSNPVYTGYHTYDAVMLFADAVEQADTLDSDELVSTLEDASFTGSAGLVEFHEPDHEYAHDLVYQQDENLYFQWQENDDGEGVQEVIWPESQSTADYVTPAWLE, from the coding sequence ATGGTCGATACCGATCAGTGGGGCCGGCAGGCGGAGACAGCGACGCGCGATGATCGGACCCGTCGCCCGAATCGACGACAGTTCGTTGTGGCTACGGCTGGCGTTGCGGGCGGTGTTTCACTCGGTGGTTGCCTGGATTCGTTCGAGACCGTTTCTGGATCGACGACTGAGGACGAGACGATCACGATCGGGGCGTTGGCACCTGATCCGGCCGACGACTACCTCGGCCAATCGATCGTCCACTCTGCCGAACTCGCCGTCGAGGAGCTCGCGAATAATGGTGGAATAAACGGCCACGACGTCGACATCGCTATCGCCGACACGAAGTCGAGTCCGCTCGAGGCCCGTCGCGAGTATCAGCGCCTGGTACTCGAGGAAGACGTCGACGTGACGGTGGGGATGTTCGCCAGCGAGGCGTTACTCGCCATCCTCGACGATATCGCGGAACACGAGATCATTCACCTCACGTCGGGCGCGGCAACGACGGTCGCGAGTCAGTTGGTCAACGAGGAGTACGACCGGTACAAGTACCACTTCCGTGTCGGCCCGACGAACGACGCCGACCTCGGGCGGATGCAAGTCGACTTCCTCGACGATATGAGCGAGGAGATCGGCTGGGAGTCCATCGCGCTCTTCGCGGAGGATTACGAGTGGACAGAGGCTCCGTGGGAGGTCTATCAGGACCAGCTCGAAGGGGCGGGTGTCGAAATCGCGACGGAAGAGCGATATCCGCCGGCGACTGACGATTTCGGTGACCTCTACACGGAGGCCGAAGAACAGGATGCGGATGCGGTGTTCATTACGACTGCTCACACGGGTGACGACGCGCTGTTGGACTGGGCAGTTCCCCAGCGACAGTTCGCGTTCGGGGGGATCCACGTCCCGATGCAACTGCCAGCGTACTACGACCTGGTCGATCAGGCCTGTCGGTACGGCGTCGGACAGACCAGCGCGACGGCGACGAGTGAGATCACGGACCTCACACAGCACTTCGTCGGCGAGTATCAAGACGCCTACGACGGATCGAACCCAGTCTACACGGGCTATCACACCTACGATGCGGTGATGCTCTTCGCCGACGCCGTCGAGCAAGCGGACACCCTCGACTCCGACGAACTGGTCTCGACGCTCGAGGACGCGTCCTTTACCGGTAGCGCGGGACTCGTCGAGTTCCACGAACCCGACCACGAGTATGCACACGACCTCGTCTACCAACAGGACGAGAATCTCTACTTCCAGTGGCAAGAAAACGACGACGGCGAGGGCGTCCAGGAGGTTATCTGGCCCGAATCGCAGTCGACCGCCGACTACGTTACGCCGGCGTGGCTCGAGTGA
- a CDS encoding ABC transporter substrate-binding protein yields the protein MENTSSMQTLEDNGPNTLDQLSVRRRHVLRSTAGGIAGLSLAGCLDSTGVGSESSDDEEPVTIGLLAPHPESDYIGRSMAQAAELAVDELNENGGIDDTPVELVVANTNATPLEARRQYQHLVLREGADVTMGVFDSPALRTIMNDIAEHETIHLTTGAASATVSELIADDYDRYKYHFRVGPTNDHHLGTSQMSFLDEMADDLDWNSVALLAENYDWTQAPWDVYQSELEDTGVELVVDERYPPATDDFTSRYEEAEEAGADMVLISAAHTGNEAIEDWATQQRQFAFGGTHVPMQLPEYFEQTNGACEYAVGQTSATADSEFAGGDTAAFVDAYRDEFDGAEPVYTGYHTYDAVNLFAAVVESAGTLETDALVSELETEVYDGVAGTVEFYGDGDEYPHDLVSTDEDTLFYQWQTTDSGDGVQEIIWPEEQATDLAAGEYVDPEWV from the coding sequence ATGGAAAACACGTCCTCTATGCAGACTCTCGAGGATAACGGTCCGAACACGCTCGATCAGTTGAGTGTGCGTCGCCGACACGTTCTTCGATCGACCGCGGGCGGAATTGCCGGACTCTCACTCGCAGGTTGTCTCGACTCGACCGGCGTCGGTTCCGAGAGCAGTGACGACGAGGAACCGGTCACGATCGGATTGCTCGCTCCCCATCCCGAAAGTGACTATATCGGCCGCTCAATGGCACAGGCTGCCGAACTTGCCGTCGACGAACTCAACGAAAACGGCGGTATCGACGATACGCCCGTCGAACTGGTCGTTGCCAATACGAACGCGACGCCACTCGAGGCCCGACGCCAGTATCAACACCTCGTCTTACGGGAGGGGGCGGACGTGACGATGGGCGTCTTCGACAGCCCGGCGCTCAGAACGATCATGAACGATATCGCCGAGCACGAGACGATTCACCTCACAACTGGGGCTGCGTCAGCGACGGTCAGTGAACTGATCGCCGACGACTACGATCGGTACAAGTATCACTTCCGTGTGGGCCCGACGAACGACCACCACCTCGGAACGTCACAGATGTCCTTTCTCGACGAGATGGCAGACGACCTCGACTGGAACTCGGTTGCGCTTCTCGCAGAGAATTACGATTGGACGCAAGCGCCATGGGACGTCTATCAATCCGAACTCGAGGACACCGGAGTAGAACTCGTCGTGGACGAACGCTATCCGCCGGCGACCGACGACTTCACGAGTCGCTACGAGGAGGCGGAGGAGGCGGGCGCCGATATGGTGTTGATCTCGGCTGCGCACACCGGAAACGAGGCGATCGAGGACTGGGCGACACAGCAACGACAGTTCGCGTTCGGCGGGACTCACGTTCCGATGCAACTCCCCGAGTACTTCGAGCAAACGAACGGTGCATGTGAGTACGCCGTCGGACAGACCAGCGCGACGGCAGACAGCGAGTTCGCCGGGGGTGACACCGCGGCGTTCGTCGACGCCTACCGGGACGAGTTCGACGGTGCAGAACCGGTCTATACGGGGTATCACACCTACGACGCGGTGAACCTGTTTGCAGCCGTGGTCGAATCCGCTGGAACGCTCGAGACGGATGCGCTCGTCTCGGAACTCGAGACGGAGGTGTACGACGGCGTCGCTGGCACAGTCGAATTCTACGGCGACGGCGACGAATATCCACACGACCTCGTCTCCACCGATGAAGACACGCTGTTCTACCAGTGGCAAACGACCGACAGCGGCGACGGAGTACAGGAAATCATCTGGCCGGAGGAACAGGCGACGGATCTTGCTGCCGGCGAGTACGTCGATCCCGAGTGGGTGTAA